From Acidothermus cellulolyticus 11B, a single genomic window includes:
- a CDS encoding LCP family protein, translating into MKRPASPRSLLDPLGEEAAYQRSMRRRRIAGRVLVGFLALVVLAGAVAAAGIHNILSKVRHQPSLDTVIGATARPSKAPPPASGGSPENILVLGVDSRLGENSSFQPTTGPAQTETLSDTAILVHLSADGKHVTLVSIPRDSVVNIPSCRRVDANGQPLSDSAGNPLYTKPVQALFNEAIQLGGPACSVKTLETLTGIYIDHYLEIDFEGVIKMSNALGGVPLTICSPIHDAHTGLNLPAGPVLLKGQQALAFVRARYGLTGGDDLHRIQRQQQFMAAMVRKALSTSNFFDPVHMYEFYSAVAGSITTDMSSSQLINLAMRYRHINTQNIVFATVPTYPAPKGDKWYYHLYWSTDEADLLFRYIRDDQPLNATPSGGHNVATITVPPSEVTVEVLNGTATNGLARQVADQLAAEGFRIAGVGNASSIPVAKTTISYPASRTDSMKTLAGALAVTPQETLDTSASNVLVLTIGTDWAGLAASSPTPSPALSASPGSPSATPSLGPLGVPTTNAADTQCVQG; encoded by the coding sequence ATGAAGCGTCCCGCCTCTCCTCGCTCCCTTCTGGATCCGTTGGGCGAGGAGGCCGCGTACCAGCGGTCGATGCGACGCCGGCGGATCGCGGGACGGGTCCTCGTCGGTTTCCTGGCGCTCGTCGTCCTCGCCGGCGCCGTCGCCGCGGCCGGTATCCACAACATCCTGAGCAAGGTGCGGCATCAGCCCAGCCTCGACACCGTGATCGGCGCAACCGCTCGGCCCAGCAAAGCCCCACCGCCGGCGAGCGGCGGCAGCCCGGAGAACATCCTCGTCCTGGGTGTCGACAGCCGGCTGGGTGAGAACTCCAGCTTCCAACCGACCACCGGCCCGGCGCAGACGGAAACCCTCTCCGACACCGCGATCCTCGTGCACCTGTCAGCCGACGGCAAACATGTCACGTTGGTGAGCATCCCACGTGACTCGGTGGTGAATATTCCGTCCTGCCGCCGGGTCGATGCCAACGGCCAACCGCTGAGCGACTCCGCGGGAAATCCGCTCTATACCAAGCCCGTGCAGGCGCTCTTCAATGAAGCGATCCAGCTCGGCGGACCGGCCTGCTCGGTCAAGACGCTCGAAACGCTCACCGGCATCTACATCGACCACTATTTGGAGATTGATTTCGAGGGCGTCATCAAAATGTCCAATGCCCTCGGCGGCGTGCCGTTGACGATATGCTCACCGATTCACGACGCGCACACCGGCCTGAACCTGCCCGCCGGGCCCGTGCTGCTGAAAGGACAGCAAGCGCTGGCCTTCGTCCGGGCCCGGTACGGTCTGACCGGCGGGGATGACCTGCACCGGATCCAGCGGCAGCAGCAATTCATGGCCGCGATGGTGCGCAAAGCGCTGAGTACGTCGAATTTCTTCGATCCCGTTCACATGTACGAGTTCTACTCAGCCGTCGCCGGCTCCATCACCACGGACATGAGCAGCTCCCAGCTCATCAACCTTGCGATGCGCTACCGCCACATCAACACCCAGAACATCGTGTTCGCGACGGTGCCGACATATCCGGCACCGAAGGGAGACAAGTGGTACTACCACCTGTACTGGAGTACCGACGAAGCGGACCTGCTCTTCCGTTACATCCGCGATGACCAGCCGCTCAACGCAACACCGTCCGGCGGCCACAACGTCGCGACAATCACCGTGCCGCCGTCCGAGGTGACGGTCGAAGTTCTGAACGGGACGGCGACCAACGGCCTGGCCCGCCAAGTGGCCGACCAGCTCGCCGCCGAAGGGTTCCGCATCGCCGGTGTCGGCAACGCCAGCTCGATCCCAGTGGCGAAGACAACAATTTCGTACCCCGCCAGCCGGACGGATTCGATGAAGACCCTCGCCGGGGCTCTTGCCGTCACCCCGCAGGAGACCCTCGACACCAGCGCAAGCAATGTCCTCGTGCTGACCATCGGAACGGACTGGGCCGGGCTCGCCGCCAGCTCGCCGACCCCGTCCCCTGCGCTGTCCGCGTCACCCGGCTCCCCGTCCGCTACGCCGTCGCTCGGGCCGCTCGGCGTGCCGACGACCAACGCCGCCGACACCCAGTGCGTGCAAGGCTGA
- a CDS encoding LCP family protein, translating into MQATIEYPVPVEYPVPGPRTATLSKVTTPPLTLPPELDPRGPAPGTERRGLRRFAAVVAVGILLTSGLLYGRYVHYNGNLNRATGVITPGGTKATGGAENVLLVGSDTRTGAGDQFAQAPKGQTQVLGQRSDTVILAHLAKGHGRATLVSLPRDSWVTIPAYTDANGVLHPAHQDKLNAAFALGGAALLVKTVQELTGLHIDHYVEIDFAGFQRMVDALGGVDVCLSRPAHDVNTGINLSAGWHHLNGAQALAFVRQRYGLPLGDLDRIKRQQQFLAAMMRKVESAGTLTNPLKLNAFLDAFTKSVTVDAGMSTADMEKLAVSLRGLSTGNVVLTTMPIAGFGTRNGESVDIVDTAKAQQLFAALAADQSVLSPSAQPSTLPRSQVHVRVFNAAGINGLAARASAELAQAGFDVIGTPANRGSGATTTVIEYPPAEAAAAHTLAAVIPGAVLRPNDQLSGEIDLLLGSDYHGLATSSSPSTTGTPNRGSGGSGAAGSTGGGLTGSATTAATASCTA; encoded by the coding sequence ATGCAGGCGACCATCGAATACCCCGTCCCCGTCGAATACCCCGTCCCCGGACCGCGAACCGCTACTCTCAGCAAAGTGACCACGCCGCCCCTGACATTACCGCCGGAGCTCGATCCGCGCGGTCCCGCACCGGGAACCGAGCGGCGAGGCCTCCGGCGGTTCGCCGCCGTCGTCGCCGTCGGGATTCTCCTGACCAGCGGTCTCCTCTACGGCCGCTACGTGCACTACAACGGAAACCTCAACCGGGCGACGGGTGTGATCACACCTGGTGGAACGAAGGCGACCGGTGGGGCGGAGAACGTCCTCCTCGTCGGGTCGGACACCCGCACCGGGGCGGGTGACCAATTCGCCCAAGCACCGAAGGGCCAGACGCAGGTGCTCGGGCAACGCTCCGACACCGTCATCCTCGCGCACCTGGCCAAGGGGCACGGCAGGGCGACCCTGGTGTCGCTTCCGCGGGACTCCTGGGTCACCATCCCGGCGTACACCGACGCCAACGGCGTCCTGCACCCCGCCCATCAAGACAAACTCAACGCCGCATTCGCCCTTGGCGGCGCCGCCCTGCTCGTCAAGACAGTGCAGGAACTCACCGGGCTGCACATCGACCACTACGTGGAAATCGACTTCGCCGGATTCCAGCGCATGGTCGATGCGCTCGGCGGCGTTGATGTGTGTCTGAGCCGCCCCGCGCATGATGTGAACACCGGGATCAATCTCAGCGCAGGATGGCACCATCTGAACGGCGCACAGGCATTGGCCTTTGTCCGGCAGCGGTATGGGCTGCCGCTCGGCGACTTGGACCGGATCAAACGGCAGCAGCAATTCCTCGCCGCGATGATGCGCAAGGTGGAGAGCGCCGGCACGCTCACCAATCCGCTGAAACTCAACGCGTTCCTCGACGCGTTCACGAAATCGGTGACCGTCGACGCGGGGATGAGCACCGCGGACATGGAGAAACTGGCCGTCAGTCTCCGTGGTTTGAGCACCGGGAACGTCGTCCTCACCACGATGCCCATTGCCGGGTTCGGCACCCGGAATGGCGAATCCGTCGACATCGTCGACACCGCCAAGGCCCAGCAGCTCTTCGCCGCTCTCGCCGCCGACCAATCCGTGCTCTCCCCCTCCGCCCAGCCGAGCACGCTGCCGCGCAGTCAGGTGCACGTCCGGGTCTTCAACGCAGCGGGAATCAATGGCCTCGCCGCCCGGGCGTCGGCGGAACTCGCCCAAGCGGGATTCGACGTCATTGGCACGCCGGCCAACCGGGGCTCCGGCGCAACAACAACGGTGATCGAATACCCGCCCGCTGAGGCTGCAGCGGCGCATACCCTCGCGGCGGTGATTCCCGGCGCCGTGTTGCGACCGAATGACCAACTCTCCGGGGAAATCGATCTCCTCCTTGGGTCTGATTACCATGGCCTCGCCACTTCGTCGAGCCCAAGCACCACCGGGACGCCGAACCGAGGCTCCGGCGGCTCTGGAGCCGCAGGATCGACCGGCGGAGGCCTGACCGGATCGGCGACAACAGCGGCAACGGCGTCCTGCACCGCGTGA
- the rfbB gene encoding dTDP-glucose 4,6-dehydratase, giving the protein MRVFVTGGAGFIGSHYVRTMLSGGYAGYEDAEVTVYDKLTYAGNLANLAPVADSPRYRFIQGDICDGRLLAEVLPGHDLVVNFAAESHVDRSIYGAAEFVVTNVLGAQTLFEACVQAGIPRVVHVSTDEVYGSILEGSWTEDHILEPNSPYSASKAGADLLARAYAGTYGLNISVTRCTNNYGPYQFPEKVIPLFITNLIDGKKVPLYGDGLNVRDWLHVDDHCRGIQIVAEKGRPGEYYNIGGGLELTNRELTQKLLDACGATWDSVEFVEDRKNHDRRYSLDDTKIRALGYEPRVSFDEGLAQTIRWYHENEWWWRPLKEKAALPR; this is encoded by the coding sequence ATGCGTGTTTTCGTGACCGGGGGAGCCGGTTTCATCGGTTCGCATTACGTGCGGACCATGCTCTCCGGCGGGTACGCCGGTTACGAGGACGCTGAAGTGACGGTCTACGACAAGCTCACCTACGCGGGAAATCTGGCCAATCTCGCTCCGGTGGCCGACAGTCCCCGGTACCGCTTCATCCAAGGCGACATCTGTGACGGCCGGCTCCTTGCCGAGGTCTTGCCGGGCCACGACCTCGTGGTGAATTTCGCCGCCGAATCGCACGTCGACCGGTCGATTTACGGCGCCGCGGAATTCGTCGTCACCAACGTGCTCGGCGCCCAGACCCTCTTCGAGGCCTGCGTCCAGGCGGGGATTCCCCGCGTCGTGCACGTCTCCACCGACGAGGTGTACGGCTCGATCCTCGAGGGGTCATGGACCGAAGACCACATTCTGGAACCGAATTCGCCCTATTCGGCCAGCAAGGCGGGCGCTGACCTGCTCGCCCGCGCGTACGCGGGGACGTACGGGTTGAATATCTCGGTGACCCGCTGCACGAACAACTACGGTCCGTATCAATTTCCGGAGAAAGTCATTCCGCTCTTCATCACGAATCTCATCGACGGCAAGAAGGTTCCGCTGTACGGCGACGGGCTCAACGTGCGCGACTGGCTGCATGTCGACGACCACTGCCGCGGCATCCAAATCGTTGCGGAGAAAGGCCGGCCCGGCGAGTACTACAACATCGGCGGCGGACTGGAATTGACGAACCGGGAGCTGACCCAGAAGCTGCTCGACGCGTGCGGGGCGACCTGGGACTCGGTGGAATTCGTCGAAGACCGCAAGAATCACGACCGGCGGTATTCGCTGGACGACACCAAGATCCGTGCTCTGGGGTATGAACCGCGGGTGAGCTTCGACGAAGGGCTCGCCCAGACCATCCGCTGGTATCACGAGAACGAATGGTGGTGGCGGCCGCTCAAGGAGAAGGCGGCGCTGCCGCGATGA
- a CDS encoding acyl-CoA dehydrogenase family protein encodes MAMDPGSGPFLLPAEYAAVRDAVRRLAEERIAPRAAEIDRTGEFPWDVHDVLARSGFHAPRIPEQYGGSGADALATAVIIEEIARVCAASSLIPAVNTLGTLPLLLAGAHELCARYLPLVAKGDAMFSYALSEPEAGSDAAAMTTRAVRDGEWWVLDGVKRWISNAGESRFYTVFAVTDPDAGTHGISAFVVEADDPGLSFGPKERKLGIRGSPTREMSFAGCRIPEWRIIGAPGDGFSLAMRTLDHTRVTIAAQAVGIAQGALDAAVGYTSRREQFGQPVAEFQGVRFTLADMAMRIEAARALTYVAAAHSERGNGDLGYFGAAAKCFASDVAMAVTTDAVQLFGGYGYTQDYPVERMMRDAKITQIYEGTNQIQRVVIGREVLRRAASGSSGPVR; translated from the coding sequence GGCTTGCCGAGGAGCGAATCGCGCCGCGCGCTGCGGAGATCGACCGTACCGGGGAATTCCCCTGGGACGTCCATGACGTGTTGGCCCGTTCCGGTTTCCATGCGCCGCGCATCCCCGAGCAGTACGGCGGAAGCGGAGCGGACGCGTTGGCGACCGCCGTCATCATCGAGGAAATCGCGCGGGTCTGTGCGGCGTCCTCGCTGATTCCCGCGGTCAACACGCTCGGCACCCTGCCGTTGCTGCTCGCCGGGGCGCATGAGCTCTGCGCACGTTATTTGCCGCTCGTCGCCAAGGGCGACGCCATGTTCTCGTATGCGCTGAGCGAGCCGGAGGCGGGAAGCGATGCCGCCGCGATGACGACGCGGGCGGTGCGTGACGGTGAGTGGTGGGTGCTTGACGGCGTCAAACGGTGGATCAGCAACGCCGGGGAATCCCGTTTCTACACCGTCTTCGCGGTCACCGATCCCGACGCTGGAACCCACGGCATCTCGGCCTTTGTCGTGGAAGCGGACGATCCGGGGCTCTCGTTTGGCCCTAAGGAGCGCAAGCTCGGCATCCGTGGTTCGCCGACCCGGGAGATGTCCTTCGCCGGCTGTCGTATCCCCGAGTGGCGGATCATCGGTGCGCCGGGGGACGGTTTCTCCCTTGCGATGCGCACGCTCGACCACACCCGGGTGACCATTGCCGCGCAGGCCGTCGGCATCGCGCAAGGGGCGTTGGATGCAGCCGTCGGCTATACGAGCCGCCGGGAGCAGTTCGGTCAGCCGGTCGCGGAATTCCAAGGCGTGCGGTTCACCCTTGCCGACATGGCCATGCGTATTGAGGCGGCGCGGGCGCTCACCTATGTTGCCGCGGCTCACTCCGAACGGGGAAACGGCGACCTCGGATATTTCGGCGCCGCGGCGAAATGTTTTGCCTCCGACGTCGCGATGGCCGTCACGACGGACGCCGTCCAACTCTTCGGCGGCTACGGCTATACCCAGGACTACCCGGTCGAACGGATGATGCGGGACGCGAAAATCACCCAGATTTACGAGGGGACCAATCAGATCCAGCGGGTTGTGATCGGTCGTGAGGTGCTCCGCCGGGCCGCCTCGGGGTCCAGCGGTCCCGTGCGATGA
- a CDS encoding acyl-CoA thioesterase, whose amino-acid sequence MTELRGVPVSASRLSLSRIATVLDANLYGIVHGGTVMRMIDETAGAVASRHCGGRAVTVAVDEMVFLVPVHIGDIITCQAQVNWTGRTSCEIGVRVTAQPWDRADEEPRHVASAYLVFVAIDENERPRAIPPVIPETEDDHRRFHEAEIRRGTRLARREAILRSRERARPR is encoded by the coding sequence ATGACGGAGCTGCGCGGCGTCCCGGTCAGCGCGTCCCGGCTCAGCCTGAGCCGGATCGCGACCGTACTCGACGCGAACCTGTACGGCATTGTCCACGGCGGAACGGTCATGCGGATGATCGACGAAACCGCCGGGGCGGTTGCGTCGCGGCACTGCGGCGGCCGGGCGGTCACCGTGGCGGTGGACGAGATGGTCTTCCTCGTGCCCGTGCATATCGGCGACATCATCACCTGCCAGGCGCAGGTGAACTGGACCGGCCGAACCTCTTGTGAGATCGGGGTGCGGGTGACGGCTCAGCCGTGGGACCGCGCGGACGAGGAGCCGCGGCACGTGGCCTCCGCCTACCTGGTGTTCGTGGCAATCGACGAGAACGAGCGGCCCCGGGCGATTCCACCGGTCATCCCGGAGACCGAAGACGATCACCGGCGCTTTCATGAAGCCGAGATTCGCCGGGGCACCCGGTTGGCCCGCCGGGAGGCGATCCTGCGCTCGCGGGAACGCGCCCGCCCTCGCTGA
- the rfbD gene encoding dTDP-4-dehydrorhamnose reductase, which produces MTRWLVTGAGGQLGSDLVDLLQRSGAEVVGLARAELDITDADAVLAACERFHPDVVINAAAYTAVDAAESDPATAFAVNAEGAGHVAAATAKLGARLVHVSTDYVFAGDATSPYDEEAPVAPRSVYGRSKAAGERAVLEAHPGAYVVRTAWVYGAVGQNFVKTMARLEREKETVTVVDDQRGSPTWSRDLADALITLARSDAPPGVYHCTNAGETTWFGFARAIFEELGADPTRVRPTTTAAFPRPAPRPAYSVLGHRRWQQAGLPAMRPWRDALRAAFAFCGPALRGDPTGA; this is translated from the coding sequence ATGACGCGTTGGCTGGTCACCGGCGCCGGCGGTCAACTGGGCAGTGATCTCGTCGATCTGCTCCAGCGTTCCGGGGCGGAGGTCGTCGGTCTGGCCCGCGCCGAGCTGGACATCACCGACGCCGACGCCGTGCTCGCCGCGTGCGAGCGGTTCCACCCGGACGTCGTCATCAACGCCGCCGCCTACACCGCGGTGGACGCCGCTGAATCCGATCCCGCCACGGCCTTTGCCGTGAACGCCGAGGGTGCCGGTCACGTCGCCGCCGCGACGGCCAAGCTGGGTGCCCGGCTCGTGCACGTCTCCACCGACTACGTCTTCGCCGGGGACGCGACCTCGCCGTACGACGAGGAGGCGCCGGTTGCGCCGCGGAGCGTGTACGGCCGGAGCAAGGCGGCGGGCGAGCGTGCCGTCCTGGAGGCGCATCCAGGCGCTTACGTCGTGCGGACCGCCTGGGTGTACGGAGCAGTGGGGCAGAACTTCGTCAAGACCATGGCCCGGCTGGAGCGGGAGAAGGAGACCGTCACTGTCGTCGATGATCAACGCGGTTCGCCGACCTGGTCCCGGGACCTTGCTGATGCGCTGATCACTCTGGCCCGGTCGGATGCGCCGCCCGGGGTGTACCACTGCACGAACGCCGGCGAGACGACCTGGTTCGGCTTCGCTCGAGCGATCTTTGAGGAGCTTGGCGCCGACCCGACCCGCGTCCGGCCGACCACGACCGCGGCGTTTCCGCGGCCGGCGCCGCGTCCCGCCTACTCCGTCCTGGGGCACCGCCGGTGGCAGCAGGCCGGCTTGCCGGCGATGCGGCCGTGGCGGGACGCACTCCGCGCGGCGTTCGCCTTCTGCGGCCCGGCGTTGCGCGGTGATCCGACCGGGGCCTAG
- a CDS encoding glucose-1-phosphate thymidylyltransferase: MKALVLSGGAGTRLRPITHTSAKQLVPVANKPVLFYGLEAIRDAGITDVGIIVGDTRAEIEAAVGDGSALGIKATYIHQEAPLGLAHCVLIARDFLGDDDFVMYLGDNFIIGGITDLVQEFVRCGADAQILLTKVDNPQQFGIAELDEEGRVVRLVEKPAQPRSDLALVGVYMFKPAIHQAVRAIRPSARGELEITDAIQWLVDNGYNVRSHFVNGYWKDTGRLEDMLECNRKVLETIEPACRGRVDAESRIIGRVVIEDGAVIERSTVRGPAIIGKGTKIIESYVGPFTSIYHDCVIERTEIEHSIILEATKIIGVSRIEDSLIGKEVEVAPSTALPRAHRLMLGDHSKVSIAY, from the coding sequence ATGAAGGCACTCGTGCTCTCCGGGGGAGCGGGCACCCGGCTCCGTCCGATCACCCACACCTCCGCCAAGCAACTCGTCCCGGTGGCGAACAAGCCGGTGTTGTTCTACGGCCTGGAGGCGATCCGGGACGCCGGGATCACCGACGTCGGCATCATCGTCGGCGACACGCGCGCCGAGATCGAGGCCGCGGTGGGCGACGGCTCAGCGCTGGGCATCAAGGCGACGTACATCCATCAGGAGGCGCCGCTCGGCCTCGCCCACTGTGTGCTGATTGCGCGGGATTTTCTCGGCGATGACGACTTCGTCATGTACCTCGGGGACAACTTCATCATCGGCGGCATTACCGATCTCGTTCAGGAATTCGTCCGGTGCGGCGCGGATGCGCAAATTCTGCTCACCAAGGTGGACAACCCTCAACAATTCGGGATTGCCGAGCTTGACGAGGAGGGGCGCGTCGTCCGCCTGGTGGAGAAACCGGCCCAGCCTCGCAGCGACCTCGCTTTGGTCGGCGTCTACATGTTCAAACCGGCGATTCACCAGGCGGTGCGTGCGATCCGCCCGAGCGCCCGGGGTGAATTAGAAATCACTGATGCCATCCAGTGGCTGGTCGACAACGGGTACAACGTTCGGTCCCACTTTGTCAACGGTTACTGGAAAGACACCGGGCGGCTCGAGGACATGCTGGAGTGCAATCGGAAAGTGCTCGAGACGATCGAGCCGGCCTGCCGCGGGCGGGTCGACGCCGAGAGCCGCATCATCGGACGGGTGGTGATTGAGGACGGCGCTGTCATCGAGCGGTCCACGGTTCGCGGCCCGGCGATTATCGGCAAGGGCACGAAAATCATCGAGAGTTACGTCGGACCCTTCACGTCGATTTACCACGACTGCGTCATCGAGCGCACCGAGATCGAACACTCCATCATCTTGGAAGCCACGAAGATCATCGGAGTGAGCCGCATCGAGGACTCGTTGATCGGCAAAGAAGTGGAGGTGGCGCCGTCCACCGCGCTGCCTCGGGCGCACCGGCTCATGCTCGGCGATCACAGTAAGGTCTCGATCGCGTACTGA